The genomic interval TATCAGTTTCGGCCGACCTGGATGGCGGAGCTTAGCTATCAGGGTTCAGCCGGCGTCGGTTTGCTCGAGCAATGGGACAGCAATACGATTCCGTTGAATATCTCGAGTAATCCTGCCACGTTAAATCGGATCTGTCAAAATCAGCAGGCTAATAAGCCGTTCCCTAACTATGGATCGATTTATATGTGGAGCAATTTTGGTCATTCGACGTATCACTCAGGCACCATCAAGATCGAGAAACGAACGTCCTTTGGATTGACCATGACTTCGTTCTATACGCGTTCCAAGGCTATCGACGACTGCGATAACGATGGGCTCTGTACGGGCATCACGTATTACAACCGCAGTTTGGAGAAAGGCCGAGCAGGCTTTGACGTAACTAATCGGTCGGTCACTTACTTAACTTACGACCTTCCCTTTGGGCGGAGTAGAAAGTGGATGACTGGCGGGGGTGTCAAGGATTACATACTGGGCGGATGGAATGCCTCAATCATACAAACATTCCAGAGCGGGCTGCCCGTCACCTTTACATTGAATGCCACCGGCGCGACAACGGCGGCAGGCAGCCCGTATCCGTACTTGCCTGGAAACGGAGCGCTTAGACCGGATCAAATCCTGCCGAATGAGCAGTTGATCGTCCAAAATTGGACGATTGGAGACCGGTTCAATAACAACCTGAAAAATGCTATGTGGAATATTAATGCGTTTTCGAATCCTGGTGCTTTTACGGCTGGGACACTCGGCAGGAACACCATCGACGGCCCAGGCCTAAACTGGACGCAAACCTCGCTCGCCAAGAACATCACTATCAAGGAGCGGTACGTATTCCAGGTGCGCTACGACATTAACAACGTTTTCAAACAGCCTAACTTCGTGAATCCGAGTTCCGTCGTGAACCTCAAGAGTCCAAGCCTGTTCGGAAAGCCTACCGCGACACAGGGCGGGTGGTGCTGTCTGGGAGGCCAGTTTGTCAGCACTCTTGCGCTCAAGTTCAGCTTCTGATTGCAGGGATCGGACCACTCGATTTTGAAAATTGACGAAATTACTTTTACCCACGTTCGTATCCCTCTCATCGAACCCTTCAGAATCAGCTCTGGTTGTGTGTCGGTCAAGGAGGGAATTGTTGTCGCCCTTCATTCCGACGGCTTGGTTGGTTTCGGGGAATCATCTCCCATGGGCGGCAGTTTCTATTCCGCCGATACTCCGGAGAAATGCTGGACGGAATTATGTGCGCGGGTTGCGCCGGCGATTGTCGGGCACAGTTGTGAAACGCTCGATGAATGGAACCGGGCATTGGACGAAGTGCAAGCCGGCAATTTCACCAAGACCGGCGTGGAAACAGCACTTTGGGACTTGTTCGCGAAGATGCAAAACAAACCTCTGCATCGCTTACTCGGCGGAAATAGAAACACGGTCGAGTCCGGTCTGGCAGTCGGATTGTATGACGATATTGACCATACCCTCTCCGTAATCGAACGTTATCTCGAGAGCGGCTATCGCAGAGTGAAGTTGAAAATCGAGCCGGGCCGCGATGTGGCGATAGTAGAAGCCGTCAGGCGTGCGTTCGGCGATATTCCTTTGTTCGTGGATGCAAATGGCGCCTACACCGCCGCGCAAGTGAATGTTTTTCGCGAGTTGGATGAATTCAATCTGATGATGTTCGAGCAGCCTTACCCAGGCTCTTTTCTCGAAGAATTGGCGGAGCTGCAGGACCGGGTTCAGACGCCGATTTGCTTAGACGAGAGCCTCGAGACCGTAGAACAGCTTCTCGAGGCGATCCGCCTTGGCAGCTTCCGAATCGCAAATTTCAAAATCCAGCGTGTCGGAGGATTTCATCACGCTCTAGAAATGGACCGGGTCTGCCGCCAGCATGGCATCAAAGCATGGGTCGGCTCCATGCCGGAGCTCGGTATCGGCCAGGCGCAGGGAGCCGCTCTTGCGACTCTCGACAATTTCACTTATCCGACCGATGTGGAAGCAAGCGACCGTTGGTTTCGGGATGATATTATTTCGCCTCAGCTCCAGGTTCGAGGAGGCTGCATTCAGTTGCCGGAGGATCCGGGCCTCGGATGGAAAATCGATCGAGAAAAGATGCTTGAGTATGCAATAGCTTCCAGGACCTTTTCAGAGAACTAAAATGACCAGACGCGTTTTTGTTGCTTCTCTAGCCGCGACGATTTCTTCCGCCGCCGGCCGCTTGCCGGCTAACCGAAATATTAAGTGGGCGCTTAGTGCCGGTCTTTGGTCTCACTATCCTTCAGAACCGATTACGGAAATACTCGATGTCATGCGCGATACCGGATTCATCGGTGTGCGGCTCACGGGTTTTCCCGGCATTCTGAAGACGTATAGTTTGACTGCGTCACAGCTTGAACGCGAAATATCGCGGCGTAACCTGCAGGTTGCGACGATTTCGTTCGGCGGACGGGTGAACGATCCATCGCAACACAAGCAGGTGGTTGCTAAGGCGAGAGAGGCGATGAACTTTCTTAAGGGATTCGGCGCTAACCACCTGGTAGTCTTTCCGCCGGAGCGCGTTTCCGAAGGCCACGATGTCGATAGGGCGTTCAGAGCAATGTGCAAAGGATTCGATCTAATCGGTGAAGCTGCCGGTGAAATGGGTTTCCAGGCAGGCGTTCACAATCATCTTGGGGAGATGGTACAAGGTCCGGAAGAGGTTGACAAATGCATGCAGTTGACTGACCCTAAATTATTCAACTTCGCCCCGGATACCGGCCATTTACGCCTCGCCGGTTGTGATGTCGTAAGAACATTCAATAAGTACCGGAATCGGTTGGTATTCATGGATTATAAGGATGCTCGCTGGACGCAGCCCGCAGCCGATCTGGTTCTACCCAACGGCAAAACTCATAAAAAGGATTCGTCGGATGCGAAGTTCTTCGAGAGTATCTACGATCTGGGCGACGGCGACATCGATTTTCCTTCCTGTCATCGCATTTTGAAAGAAATAGGCTACAAGGGCTGGATCTGCGTCGACCTCGATCGAACTCGCAACGGCCCGCTTGCGAGTTATAAACGGTGTGGCAAGTACATTGTCGACCGCCTGGAGCCAATATACTCGTAATTTGCCGGAGCATGAAATGAACGAATTTTTGAATCGCCGTTCCGCATTGAAATGGGCGGCCGCTCTGCCGATCCTCGGGGCTTTCGCGGCCGAGACGCTTTGGGAAAAGGCTCGCGCTGCGGTGGGCAAGAGACCTGCCGGAAATATTTATAGCCGGCTTGGAGTACGGCCCTTCATCAACGCTCCCGGAACTTGGACATATCTAAGCGGGTCGCTCGAACTTCCGGAGGTGCGCGCCGCAAAGCAAGAGGCCGCGCGGTACTTTGTAGATATCTTTGAGCTGCAACGAGCAGCAGGCAAGCGCTTGGCGGAACTCTCAGGGGCTGAATCGGGCATGGTGACATCGGGTTCGGCGGGTGCGATGGCCTCCGCCGCCGCAGCTTGCATGGCGGGCACTGATCCAGCCAAAATCTGGCAGCTTCCGAATACGACTGGGCTAAAAAACGAAATCGTCATGTTTGGCGGGCGCAGCGCTTTCGATAGCGCCCTGCGACTGACCGGCGCCAAGTTGGTTGTCACTCATACGTCCGAAGAGCTGCAGTCTGCCATCGGCCCCAACACGGCGATGATCTACACCACACGATTGGGAGAAAGCCTCGAGAAGGCGATCGCAATTGCAAAACAGTCACAGGTCCCGCTACTTCTGGACGACGCCGCCGGAATTCCTCCGATCGAGAACCTGCGGCTCTACGCCAAGATGGGCGTCGATTTGTTTTGCTTCAGCGGGGGAAAGGGTCTAGGCGGACCGCAATGTTCAGGGCTGCTGCTTGGCAGAAAGGATTTGATCGAGGCCGCGCTCGCGAACACCAGTCCGTGGGAAGGTGCAATCTGTCGTGCTATGAAAGTCGGCAAGGAAGAGGTCATGGGTTGCCTGGCGGCCGTGGAAGCTTGGACGAAATATGATCTCGAAGCCCTCAATAGCGAATGGAATCGGCGTGTCAAACGAATTGCCGCAATAGTTGAAACAGTACCCGGGGTAACCACCAGTGTCAAAATTCCAGACGGCGGGAATCGCTACCCGACGCTCACTGTTAGTTGGGACGAGAGCGCGTGGAAGTTTGGTGTTGCGGACTGTGATCGTGAGTTGCGGAATGGGGAGCCGCGGATCGAAGTTTTGACAGATTCCAACCCGAGCCTTGTCCCCGCGGTGAAAGAAGGCGATCCGAAGGCTCCCCGCGAGAAGAACAAACTGCAGATCATATCGATGACCATGCAGACTGGGGAAGAGATGATCGTTGGGCGCCGGCTTCGGCAAATCTTAACAACTGCGCGAGCAAATGCGAAGGCATGAAACGGGAATGCGGCTGTTCTTCCAATTGGTTCTCGCGCTGCCGCTGGTGGCCCAGCCGCACTACGATCTTCTATTGAAAGGCGGGCATGTCGTCGACGCCAAGAG from Terriglobia bacterium carries:
- the menC gene encoding o-succinylbenzoate synthase — translated: MKIDEITFTHVRIPLIEPFRISSGCVSVKEGIVVALHSDGLVGFGESSPMGGSFYSADTPEKCWTELCARVAPAIVGHSCETLDEWNRALDEVQAGNFTKTGVETALWDLFAKMQNKPLHRLLGGNRNTVESGLAVGLYDDIDHTLSVIERYLESGYRRVKLKIEPGRDVAIVEAVRRAFGDIPLFVDANGAYTAAQVNVFRELDEFNLMMFEQPYPGSFLEELAELQDRVQTPICLDESLETVEQLLEAIRLGSFRIANFKIQRVGGFHHALEMDRVCRQHGIKAWVGSMPELGIGQAQGAALATLDNFTYPTDVEASDRWFRDDIISPQLQVRGGCIQLPEDPGLGWKIDREKMLEYAIASRTFSEN
- a CDS encoding aminotransferase class V-fold PLP-dependent enzyme, giving the protein MRAAKQEAARYFVDIFELQRAAGKRLAELSGAESGMVTSGSAGAMASAAAACMAGTDPAKIWQLPNTTGLKNEIVMFGGRSAFDSALRLTGAKLVVTHTSEELQSAIGPNTAMIYTTRLGESLEKAIAIAKQSQVPLLLDDAAGIPPIENLRLYAKMGVDLFCFSGGKGLGGPQCSGLLLGRKDLIEAALANTSPWEGAICRAMKVGKEEVMGCLAAVEAWTKYDLEALNSEWNRRVKRIAAIVETVPGVTTSVKIPDGGNRYPTLTVSWDESAWKFGVADCDRELRNGEPRIEVLTDSNPSLVPAVKEGDPKAPREKNKLQIISMTMQTGEEMIVGRRLRQILTTARANAKA
- a CDS encoding TIM barrel protein, with product MRDTGFIGVRLTGFPGILKTYSLTASQLEREISRRNLQVATISFGGRVNDPSQHKQVVAKAREAMNFLKGFGANHLVVFPPERVSEGHDVDRAFRAMCKGFDLIGEAAGEMGFQAGVHNHLGEMVQGPEEVDKCMQLTDPKLFNFAPDTGHLRLAGCDVVRTFNKYRNRLVFMDYKDARWTQPAADLVLPNGKTHKKDSSDAKFFESIYDLGDGDIDFPSCHRILKEIGYKGWICVDLDRTRNGPLASYKRCGKYIVDRLEPIYS